Proteins found in one Acidimicrobiales bacterium genomic segment:
- a CDS encoding cytochrome P450, whose amino-acid sequence MTVASEKIYYDPYDFDIDTDPYPLWKRMRDGAPLYYNEKYDFFAISRFDDVEKGLIDWETYRSGRGSVLEIIKANIEIPPGSILFEDPPLHDLHRGILSRVFTPRRMNAIEPMVRDFCAQTLDPLVGSGHFDFIRDLGVYMPTRTIGYLLGIPEQDQEAIRVRLDEGLRLGDGEGAPPAQADFTGEMFAEYIDWRAEHPSDDLMTELLNAEVEDHTGATRRLTRQEILGYVSLLAGAGNETTTRLIGWTGKLLAAHPDQRREIVENRTLVPQAIEEILRFEAPSPVQARYVARDVEYHGQPVPEGSVMLLLNGSANRDERRWRDPDRFDIHRESKQHLAFGYGIHFCLGAALARLEGRVALDEVLQRFPEWEVDWDEAVQARTSTVRGWERLPVVIG is encoded by the coding sequence ATGACCGTCGCCAGCGAGAAGATCTACTACGACCCCTACGACTTCGACATCGACACCGACCCCTACCCGCTGTGGAAGCGGATGCGCGACGGGGCACCGCTTTACTACAACGAGAAGTACGACTTCTTCGCGATCAGCCGCTTCGACGACGTCGAAAAGGGGCTGATCGATTGGGAGACGTACCGGTCCGGTCGTGGTTCGGTCCTCGAGATCATCAAGGCGAACATCGAGATACCGCCGGGAAGCATCCTGTTCGAGGATCCGCCCCTCCACGATCTGCACCGCGGGATCCTGTCGCGGGTGTTCACCCCGAGGCGGATGAACGCGATCGAGCCGATGGTGCGGGACTTCTGCGCCCAGACCCTCGACCCGCTCGTCGGCTCGGGGCATTTCGACTTCATCCGTGACCTCGGGGTGTACATGCCGACGCGCACGATCGGCTATCTGCTTGGTATCCCCGAACAGGATCAGGAGGCGATCCGCGTACGCCTCGACGAGGGCCTGCGACTCGGCGACGGCGAGGGCGCGCCGCCGGCACAAGCCGACTTCACCGGGGAGATGTTCGCCGAGTACATCGACTGGCGCGCCGAGCACCCGTCGGACGACCTCATGACCGAGCTCCTGAACGCCGAGGTCGAGGACCACACCGGTGCCACCCGACGACTCACGCGCCAGGAGATCCTCGGCTACGTCTCCTTGCTGGCCGGGGCCGGGAACGAGACGACGACGAGGCTGATCGGCTGGACCGGCAAGCTGCTCGCCGCCCACCCCGACCAGCGGCGCGAGATCGTAGAGAACAGGACCCTGGTCCCGCAGGCGATCGAGGAGATCCTACGCTTCGAGGCGCCGTCGCCGGTGCAGGCGCGCTACGTCGCCCGCGACGTCGAGTATCACGGTCAACCAGTGCCGGAAGGCAGCGTCATGCTCCTGCTCAACGGCTCGGCCAACCGGGACGAGCGCCGTTGGCGGGATCCCGATCGCTTCGACATCCATCGCGAGTCCAAGCAGCACCTGGCCTTCGGCTACGGCATCCACTTCTGCCTCGGCGCCGCGCTCGCCCGTCTCGAGGGGCGGGTGGCACTCGACGAAGTGCTTCAGCGGTTCCCCGAATGGGAGGTTGATTGGGACGAGGCGGTGCAGGCCCGCACGTCCACCGTCCGCGGCTGGGAGCGGCTTCCCGTCGTCATCGGCTGA
- a CDS encoding amidohydrolase family protein — translation MARMSDFTVFDADNHLYETRDAFTKFLPDRYKAAVDYVEVRGRTKIVVKGRISNYIPNPTFDVVARPGSMEEYFRRGNPEGKDRRTLFGEPMRSIPAFREPGPRLELMDEQGIDRSLMFPTLASVLEERLRDDPEATHAVIHSLNEWMHETWNFDYKGRIFATPVITLPIVDRAIEELEWVVARGARVVLIRPAPVTGFRGPRSFALPEFDPFWERVVDHGILVALHSSDSGYDRYANEWVGSDSEMLPFQPQAFRMVHAWRPVEDAVSSLICHGALSRFPQLKVAVIENGSSWVEPLLQNLADVYKKMPQDFLEEPVSVFKRQIHISPFWEDDLGAVAELVGVDRVLFGSDFPHAEGLASPATYVEELEGLPDEVARKIMGGNLARLMNADVPVGSTA, via the coding sequence ATGGCCAGGATGAGTGACTTCACGGTATTCGATGCCGACAACCACCTCTACGAGACGCGCGACGCGTTTACGAAGTTCCTGCCCGACCGGTACAAGGCTGCCGTGGACTACGTCGAGGTGCGGGGGCGCACGAAGATCGTCGTCAAAGGTCGCATCAGCAACTACATCCCGAACCCGACGTTCGATGTCGTCGCCCGGCCGGGGTCGATGGAGGAGTACTTTCGCCGCGGCAACCCCGAGGGCAAGGACCGCCGTACGCTCTTCGGTGAACCCATGCGTTCGATTCCTGCATTCCGCGAGCCCGGTCCGCGGCTCGAGCTCATGGACGAGCAGGGCATCGATCGCTCGCTCATGTTCCCGACGCTCGCCAGCGTGCTCGAGGAGCGCCTTCGTGACGATCCGGAAGCGACGCATGCGGTCATCCACTCGCTCAACGAGTGGATGCACGAGACGTGGAATTTCGACTACAAGGGACGGATCTTCGCGACGCCGGTGATCACGCTGCCGATCGTCGATCGCGCCATCGAGGAGCTCGAGTGGGTCGTAGCCCGCGGCGCTCGCGTCGTGCTCATCCGACCCGCGCCGGTAACGGGGTTCCGTGGGCCCCGGTCGTTCGCCCTGCCGGAGTTCGACCCCTTCTGGGAGAGGGTCGTCGACCATGGCATCCTCGTCGCCCTGCACTCGTCCGACAGCGGCTACGATCGCTACGCCAACGAGTGGGTGGGCTCCGACAGTGAGATGCTGCCGTTCCAGCCTCAGGCCTTCCGGATGGTCCACGCGTGGCGACCGGTCGAGGACGCGGTGTCGTCCCTCATCTGCCACGGTGCGCTCTCCCGCTTCCCACAGCTCAAGGTCGCGGTGATCGAGAACGGGAGCAGCTGGGTCGAGCCGCTGCTGCAGAACCTGGCCGACGTCTACAAGAAGATGCCGCAGGACTTTCTCGAGGAGCCCGTCTCGGTCTTCAAGCGACAGATCCACATCAGCCCGTTCTGGGAGGACGACCTTGGCGCGGTCGCCGAGCTCGTTGGTGTCGACCGCGTGCTGTTCGGGTCGGACTTCCCTCATGCCGAGGGTCTCGCCAGTCCCGCCACGTACGTCGAGGAGCTCGAGGGGCTGCCGGACGAGGTGGCCCGCAAGATCATGGGCGGGAACCTCGCTCGCTTGATGAACGCCGACGTGCCGGTCGGCAGCACAGCCTGA